One Peribacillus simplex NBRC 15720 = DSM 1321 genomic region harbors:
- the gpsB gene encoding cell division regulator GpsB, translated as MLSDKIKLTAKDILEKDFKTAMRGYKPEDVDQFLDLIIKDYEVFHQEIEDLKQENLKLKKQAEESTKRPNQPAPSATPGTTNFDILKRLSNLEKHVFGNKLFD; from the coding sequence ATGCTATCCGATAAGATAAAATTAACGGCTAAAGATATTCTTGAAAAAGATTTTAAAACAGCCATGCGCGGTTATAAACCTGAAGATGTGGATCAATTCCTGGATCTGATCATTAAAGATTATGAAGTGTTCCATCAGGAAATTGAAGATCTTAAACAAGAAAATCTTAAATTGAAAAAACAAGCCGAAGAGAGTACAAAACGTCCAAATCAACCTGCTCCAAGTGCCACTCCGGGAACCACTAACTTTGACATCCTTAAACGGTTATCCAACTTGGAAAAACACGTTTTTGGTAACAAGCTTTTTGACTGA
- a CDS encoding isoprenylcysteine carboxyl methyltransferase family protein, producing the protein MIFAIFIILIAIQRLVELNIAKQNEKQLKVAGAVEYGESHYRWMVLMHLSFFIVLIIEVVVLERDVAGLWPIWLTLFIIAQTGRIWVIRSLGKHWNTKIIVVPDADVVIKGPYKYFKHPNYIIVATEIIVISLLFNAYYTAIIFSLLNVWMMTVRIPLEEKALKEHTEYSAVFKGK; encoded by the coding sequence ATGATCTTCGCCATTTTCATTATCTTGATCGCTATTCAACGCCTGGTTGAATTAAATATCGCCAAACAAAATGAAAAACAGCTGAAAGTTGCAGGAGCAGTAGAATACGGTGAGTCCCATTACAGATGGATGGTTTTAATGCACCTTAGTTTTTTTATTGTTCTCATTATTGAAGTGGTCGTGCTTGAAAGAGATGTGGCTGGACTTTGGCCAATTTGGCTGACCCTTTTTATAATTGCGCAGACAGGAAGGATTTGGGTAATCCGGTCATTGGGAAAACATTGGAACACCAAAATCATAGTGGTTCCTGATGCCGATGTAGTCATTAAAGGTCCTTATAAATATTTCAAACATCCGAACTATATCATAGTGGCAACTGAGATTATAGTTATTTCCTTGCTATTCAATGCATATTATACTGCTATCATCTTTAGTTTATTGAATGTTTGGATGATGACGGTAAGAATCCCACTAGAAGAGAAGGCATTAAAGGAACATACGGAATATTCTGCGGTTTTTAAGGGAAAATAA
- a CDS encoding carboxypeptidase M32, with protein sequence MKKKGIDLIEKDFKEYVKKISAYNEALELIFWDLRTGSPKKGVEQRSEVIGMLSSEVFNMSTSKEMESFISELSMEKATLSETTNKMVLECRREFERNKKIPANEYKEFVILQSRSESAWEEAREKADFSLFQPYLEQIVAYTRRFVEYWGYEGTKYNTLLDMYEPGMTVDILDSVFSELRSRIVPLVKQIAESEHRPETAFLYKEFPKEKQHQLNLEVLKQLGYDFQAGRLDETVHPFATGINRGDVRVTTRYDENDFRGAIFGTIHECGHAIYEQNIAEELTGTLLDSGTSMGIHESQSLFFENFIGRNHSFWKNKFSLLKEYAPEQFTDVTLDEFYRGINESKPSFIRIEADELTYPLHIMIRYELEKALFNGELEVKDLPEVWNEKYKDYLGIVPENDAMGVLQDVHWADGSFGYFPSYALGYMYAAQIKQSMLKDLPDFDGLLEAGNIAPIRKWLNEKIHKYGKTKKPLEILKETTGEGLNVQYLIQYLESKYKEVYKIK encoded by the coding sequence ATGAAAAAAAAGGGTATCGATCTGATAGAAAAAGATTTTAAAGAATATGTAAAGAAAATCTCGGCCTATAATGAAGCTCTCGAGTTAATTTTTTGGGATTTGCGTACAGGTTCACCGAAAAAGGGAGTTGAGCAGCGTTCCGAAGTTATCGGCATGCTTTCCTCCGAGGTGTTTAATATGAGCACAAGTAAAGAAATGGAATCCTTCATTTCAGAACTTTCGATGGAGAAAGCCACTCTTAGTGAAACGACGAATAAAATGGTACTAGAGTGTAGAAGAGAGTTTGAAAGGAATAAGAAAATTCCTGCAAACGAATATAAGGAATTCGTCATTTTACAATCGCGTTCTGAAAGTGCATGGGAAGAGGCAAGGGAAAAAGCGGATTTTTCTTTATTTCAACCTTATCTGGAGCAAATTGTTGCTTATACCCGTAGGTTCGTAGAGTACTGGGGATATGAAGGGACCAAATATAATACCCTTTTAGATATGTATGAACCAGGCATGACTGTAGATATACTTGACAGCGTATTCAGTGAGCTTCGTTCGAGGATCGTTCCTTTGGTAAAACAGATTGCTGAAAGCGAACATAGACCTGAAACAGCGTTCCTTTATAAAGAATTTCCAAAAGAAAAACAGCATCAACTCAACTTGGAAGTTTTAAAACAGCTAGGATACGATTTTCAGGCTGGCAGGCTGGATGAAACAGTTCACCCTTTCGCGACTGGAATTAATAGGGGCGATGTCCGGGTGACGACCCGATACGATGAAAATGATTTTAGGGGGGCAATCTTTGGTACCATTCATGAGTGTGGACATGCCATTTATGAGCAGAATATTGCCGAAGAGTTAACCGGAACACTTCTCGATAGCGGGACATCAATGGGGATCCATGAATCACAATCTTTGTTTTTCGAAAACTTCATTGGACGGAACCACAGTTTCTGGAAAAATAAATTCTCCTTATTAAAAGAGTATGCTCCCGAACAATTCACTGATGTGACGCTGGATGAATTTTACCGGGGCATTAACGAATCAAAACCATCGTTCATCCGTATTGAAGCAGATGAACTGACGTATCCTCTACATATTATGATTCGGTATGAACTGGAAAAGGCTCTCTTTAATGGGGAACTTGAAGTGAAGGATTTACCGGAAGTATGGAATGAAAAATACAAGGATTATTTGGGAATTGTGCCTGAAAATGATGCCATGGGTGTGTTGCAAGATGTACATTGGGCAGATGGCAGCTTTGGTTATTTCCCTTCTTATGCATTGGGTTATATGTATGCAGCCCAAATCAAGCAATCGATGCTTAAAGATTTGCCTGATTTTGATGGACTGTTGGAAGCGGGTAATATTGCGCCAATCAGGAAATGGCTTAATGAAAAGATACATAAATACGGAAAAACCAAAAAGCCTCTTGAGATTTTGAAAGAAACGACAGGGGAAGGCCTGAATGTTCAGTATTTAATACAGTATCTTGAAAGTAAATATAAAGAAGTTTATAAAATCAAATGA
- a CDS encoding nucleobase:cation symporter-2 family protein has protein sequence MSNQSPLKVASLGLQHVLAMYAGAVVIPLIVGGALGLTAAQLTYLVSIDILMCGIATLLQVWKNKFFGIGLPVVLGCTFTAVSPMIAIGTQYGINSIYGSILVSGLIVVIISKFFGKLARFFPPIVTGSVVLIIGITLIPVAINNLGGGQGAADFGDLNNVALGFGTLLFIIFMYKFSSGFVRSISILLGLLVGTFAAFLLGKVDFSSVVSATWLHMPHFFYFGAPTFNVTAIITMTLVAIVSLVESTGVYYALGEITDKEISEDDLARGYRSEGLAIMIGGLFNAFPYTAFSQNVGLIQLSGIKTRNVIYTTAGILIFIGFVPKIGAFTTIIPSSVLGGAMVAMFGMVIAAGIKMLSKVDFASQENLLIIACSVGMGLGVTVVPELFAQIPESFQILTENGIVAGSLTAIFLNIVFNIVPTKGKVKEARIEGQNVA, from the coding sequence ATGTCTAATCAATCACCATTAAAAGTTGCTTCCTTAGGATTACAACATGTTCTTGCCATGTATGCCGGTGCAGTTGTCATTCCATTGATTGTCGGTGGGGCGCTGGGTTTGACTGCAGCGCAGTTAACTTATTTAGTTTCGATAGACATTTTGATGTGCGGGATAGCAACTTTATTGCAAGTGTGGAAAAATAAATTCTTTGGGATTGGGCTTCCGGTCGTCCTAGGCTGCACATTCACAGCAGTTAGCCCGATGATTGCAATTGGTACACAATATGGAATCAACTCCATTTATGGATCTATATTGGTGTCGGGATTGATCGTCGTTATCATTAGTAAGTTCTTCGGAAAACTGGCAAGGTTCTTCCCACCCATTGTCACTGGATCGGTCGTTTTGATTATTGGCATTACGCTCATTCCTGTTGCCATCAACAATCTTGGTGGAGGCCAAGGGGCTGCTGATTTTGGAGACTTGAATAATGTAGCTCTTGGTTTTGGAACTTTGTTATTCATCATATTCATGTATAAATTCTCGTCGGGATTCGTACGCTCCATTTCTATTTTATTGGGGCTGTTAGTCGGAACATTTGCAGCTTTCTTACTTGGAAAAGTGGATTTTAGCTCAGTGGTCAGTGCCACTTGGCTGCATATGCCTCATTTTTTCTACTTTGGAGCTCCAACATTTAACGTCACGGCGATCATTACAATGACTTTGGTGGCGATTGTCAGCTTGGTGGAATCGACTGGTGTTTATTATGCTCTTGGTGAGATAACGGACAAAGAGATTTCAGAAGACGATCTAGCTCGGGGATATCGTTCTGAAGGGCTTGCCATCATGATTGGCGGTTTGTTCAATGCGTTTCCATATACGGCTTTTTCACAAAATGTCGGATTGATTCAATTGTCAGGCATTAAAACAAGAAATGTCATATACACTACAGCGGGCATTCTCATTTTCATTGGTTTTGTTCCGAAAATTGGTGCATTCACGACCATTATCCCTTCATCCGTGCTTGGCGGTGCAATGGTTGCGATGTTCGGGATGGTAATTGCCGCTGGAATTAAGATGCTGAGCAAAGTGGATTTTGCTTCTCAAGAAAATTTATTGATCATCGCTTGTTCCGTAGGTATGGGCCTTGGGGTGACGGTCGTTCCTGAGCTATTTGCGCAAATTCCGGAAAGCTTTCAAATCTTAACGGAAAACGGTATTGTAGCAGGAAGTTTGACAGCCATTTTCTTGAATATCGTCTTTAACATCGTTCCTACAAAAGGGAAGGTGAAGGAAGCGCGTATTGAAGGGCAAAATGTAGCCTGA
- a CDS encoding THUMP domain-containing class I SAM-dependent RNA methyltransferase: protein MKQFDIIATSAMGLESIVAKEVRDLGYDCQVENGKITYKGDQSAIARSNLWLRSADRVKIKVAEFKAYSFDELFEKTKALNWEDYLSADVEFPVSGKSVKSKLYSVPDCQAIVKKAIVDRLKSKYKQVSWFAETGPLFKIEVSILKDVVTLTIDTSGAGLHKRGYRTGQGEAPLKETLAAALIMLTNWKPDKPFIDPFCGSGTIPIEAALIGQNIAPGFNREFVSETWSWMDSKVWDEARIEAEDLADYDQYLDITGCDIDHRMVDIAKENSFEAGLGDLIEFKQMQVRDISTRKEYGVIVGNPPYGERLGEKKAVEQMYREMGQAFKKLDTWSVYMITSNPDFEQHYGKPATKKRKLFNGFIRADLYQYWGKRPPRQPQGE from the coding sequence ATGAAACAATTCGATATTATCGCAACATCAGCAATGGGATTGGAATCAATTGTTGCCAAGGAGGTTCGGGATCTTGGTTACGATTGTCAAGTCGAAAATGGTAAAATCACGTATAAAGGGGACCAATCTGCCATTGCCCGCTCTAATTTATGGCTGCGCAGTGCCGATAGGGTGAAAATTAAAGTTGCAGAATTTAAAGCATATTCATTTGATGAGTTGTTTGAAAAAACAAAGGCATTGAATTGGGAAGATTACTTATCAGCCGATGTCGAGTTCCCCGTGAGTGGAAAATCAGTTAAGTCAAAGCTTTACAGTGTCCCTGATTGTCAGGCTATTGTCAAAAAGGCGATTGTTGATAGATTGAAAAGCAAATATAAGCAAGTATCTTGGTTTGCAGAGACTGGCCCTTTGTTTAAAATTGAAGTGTCTATTTTAAAAGATGTCGTGACACTTACCATAGACACCTCAGGTGCGGGTTTGCATAAACGGGGATATCGGACAGGGCAGGGGGAGGCACCCCTTAAAGAAACGTTGGCGGCAGCGTTAATCATGCTGACCAATTGGAAACCGGATAAACCTTTCATAGATCCATTTTGTGGATCTGGAACGATTCCCATCGAGGCGGCCTTAATCGGGCAGAACATAGCACCAGGGTTTAACAGGGAATTCGTTTCTGAAACCTGGTCATGGATGGACAGCAAGGTTTGGGATGAAGCACGGATTGAGGCTGAAGATTTAGCCGATTATGATCAGTACTTGGACATAACCGGTTGTGATATTGACCATCGAATGGTCGATATAGCTAAAGAGAATAGTTTTGAAGCCGGTCTTGGTGATCTTATTGAATTCAAACAAATGCAGGTGAGGGATATCTCGACCAGGAAAGAGTATGGTGTCATTGTCGGGAACCCGCCATATGGAGAACGTCTTGGTGAGAAAAAAGCGGTTGAGCAGATGTATAGAGAAATGGGTCAAGCCTTCAAGAAGCTTGATACATGGTCAGTATACATGATTACCTCCAATCCTGACTTCGAACAGCATTACGGTAAGCCTGCAACGAAAAAAAGGAAATTGTTCAATGGTTTCATCCGCGCTGACCTTTATCAATATTGGGGGAAAAGGCCGCCAAGGCAGCCTCAAGGTGAATAA
- a CDS encoding ATP-dependent DNA helicase: protein MMLKTLPFSVTKEDSFYDKLSEWIGDVFYDILPEKGFELRDEQIFMAFQLEKAFKEKNVSFAEAGVGTGKTLVYLLYAICYARYTNKPAIISCADETLIEQLVKEEGDIQKIKNALGIEVDVRLAKYHDQYVCLKKLDYAVNHEDSEGIDQLYDELPKFVHDNSSMNAYTAYGDRKQYPYLNDEDWSKVGWDQLQNCFTCDKRHRCGQTLSRDHYRKSSDLIICSHDFFMEHVWTKEKRKREGQLPLLPDHSCVVFDEGHLLEFAAQKALTYKVGEQTLASVLELLTANQVREETLYIIEDLIDINEEFFDLLDEKAIHVSGSNRYEIPMSKEITSFAQKLHKKVEELEENLVFEAEMYTINDYDLKVTEEYLEQLGYSLSLFVKDEQAVSWFEENEMTKTLVIMPRLVQDILSEQVFSKKIPYIFSSATLSDNKSFQYIADSLGIEKYDSFSVESPFDYDEVMKMNMPVFEKGDQLAKLQYTMRTIEENEGRTLVLFHSKEELHWFKENCPTSSYPFYFEGEAEISELVKKFQEDEQSVLFSYHLWEGLDVPGPSLQNVVIHSLPFPPRDPVFEAKRNSVTDAFEEVDLPYMLLRLRQGIGRLIRTSNDSGTVQILIEKDLSEQVKEKIVSVLPVTL, encoded by the coding sequence ATGATGCTTAAAACACTGCCTTTTTCGGTAACAAAGGAAGATTCTTTTTACGATAAGCTTTCAGAATGGATCGGTGATGTTTTTTACGATATTCTTCCCGAAAAAGGATTTGAGCTGCGTGACGAACAAATCTTCATGGCTTTTCAGTTAGAAAAAGCCTTTAAAGAAAAGAATGTAAGTTTTGCTGAAGCAGGGGTAGGGACCGGTAAGACATTGGTCTATTTACTATATGCGATTTGTTATGCGAGATATACGAATAAACCGGCAATTATTTCGTGTGCTGATGAAACGTTGATTGAACAGCTTGTCAAAGAGGAAGGCGACATCCAAAAAATCAAGAATGCCTTAGGTATTGAAGTGGATGTTCGGCTTGCCAAATATCACGATCAATATGTATGTCTTAAGAAATTGGATTACGCAGTGAATCATGAAGATTCAGAGGGAATAGATCAGCTATATGATGAGCTTCCCAAGTTTGTTCATGATAACTCATCCATGAACGCCTATACAGCATATGGGGACCGTAAACAGTATCCATATTTAAATGATGAAGACTGGTCTAAAGTTGGCTGGGATCAGCTCCAAAACTGTTTTACTTGTGATAAACGCCATCGTTGTGGGCAAACCCTATCACGGGACCATTACCGAAAATCAAGTGATTTGATCATTTGTTCACATGACTTCTTCATGGAGCATGTATGGACTAAGGAAAAGCGTAAGCGTGAAGGACAGTTACCATTGCTGCCTGATCATAGCTGCGTTGTCTTTGATGAAGGTCACTTATTGGAATTTGCTGCTCAAAAGGCTTTAACTTATAAAGTTGGGGAACAAACCCTTGCTTCCGTTTTGGAATTACTTACAGCCAATCAGGTTCGTGAAGAAACCTTATACATCATTGAGGATTTAATTGATATCAATGAAGAATTTTTTGATTTGTTAGATGAAAAAGCGATACATGTCAGCGGATCTAATCGTTATGAAATCCCGATGTCCAAAGAAATAACAAGCTTTGCCCAAAAGCTTCACAAAAAGGTTGAAGAGTTAGAGGAGAACCTTGTTTTTGAAGCGGAAATGTACACGATCAATGATTATGATTTAAAAGTGACGGAAGAATATTTAGAGCAGCTGGGCTACTCCCTTTCTCTATTTGTGAAGGATGAACAGGCCGTTTCCTGGTTTGAAGAAAATGAAATGACCAAAACATTGGTCATCATGCCAAGGCTTGTACAGGATATTTTGTCTGAACAGGTATTCTCTAAAAAAATTCCTTACATTTTTTCATCGGCAACATTATCGGATAATAAATCCTTCCAATATATTGCAGATAGTTTAGGGATAGAAAAGTATGACAGCTTCTCCGTTGAATCGCCATTTGATTACGATGAAGTCATGAAAATGAACATGCCGGTCTTCGAAAAGGGAGATCAATTGGCAAAACTTCAATATACGATGAGGACAATTGAGGAAAATGAAGGTCGAACACTAGTGTTATTCCATTCAAAAGAAGAATTGCATTGGTTCAAGGAAAACTGCCCAACATCTTCTTATCCATTTTATTTTGAAGGGGAAGCGGAAATCAGCGAGCTTGTTAAGAAGTTCCAAGAGGATGAGCAATCTGTCCTTTTCTCCTATCATTTATGGGAAGGGCTTGATGTTCCAGGGCCTTCATTACAAAATGTAGTGATACACTCTCTTCCATTCCCGCCACGCGATCCAGTTTTCGAGGCCAAACGCAACTCGGTTACCGACGCATTCGAAGAAGTGGATCTTCCATACATGCTCCTTCGATTGCGCCAGGGAATAGGGCGATTGATCAGGACGAGCAACGATTCGGGAACAGTCCAGATTTTGATTGAAAAGGATCTTTCGGAACAGGTGAAAGAGAAGATTGTATCCGTCCTTCCTGTAACGCTTTAA
- a CDS encoding chemotaxis protein CheX, whose translation MTGDIRGRIIIEGTNGCMIKIGESMFGMPLEGEMLESFAAELGNMLAGNIATSLAGENTLIDITPPTVIVGNTKMFGFHEAINLPISLKGVGTLHIILMIEM comes from the coding sequence TTGACAGGGGATATCCGCGGAAGAATAATTATTGAGGGAACAAACGGATGCATGATCAAAATAGGTGAAAGCATGTTTGGCATGCCCTTAGAAGGTGAAATGCTTGAATCTTTTGCAGCAGAACTCGGCAACATGCTTGCCGGTAATATCGCCACCTCTTTAGCAGGAGAGAATACATTAATTGATATTACCCCTCCAACCGTCATTGTGGGCAATACCAAAATGTTTGGATTTCATGAAGCAATCAATTTACCCATTTCATTAAAAGGCGTAGGTACTCTTCATATCATCTTAATGATCGAAATGTAA
- a CDS encoding type III polyketide synthase, which yields MPYLLSASHIKLPHLLSQEKIMEFSREIFGASYKNIERLLKAFKNGQVENRYFSNDLDWFKEDHAFADRNDLYIQQAVKFGKEAIEKCLANTEFLKEELQANELDAFFFISSTGIATPTIDARIMNELPFNPHVKRIPIWGLGCAGGASGLSRAFEYCQAYPTAKVIVLSVELCSLTFQKNDISKSNLIGTSLFSDGVSCVLVCGDEVPDEQFSKKVRHLQFLASQSTLMPDSLDVMGWDVKDQGLYVIFSKDIPTIIKDWLKPNVQEFLLENGFDLRDIKDFIAHPGGKKVIDAYHEALGFDESMTAESMNVLREFGNMSSATILYVLERFMQRGGNKDEVGLAAALGPGFSSELVLMRWK from the coding sequence ATGCCGTATTTATTATCTGCATCTCATATAAAGCTGCCACATTTACTTTCTCAGGAAAAAATCATGGAATTTTCGAGAGAAATATTTGGAGCCTCATATAAGAATATAGAACGGTTATTAAAAGCCTTTAAGAATGGACAAGTGGAAAATCGATATTTTTCAAATGATCTTGATTGGTTTAAAGAGGATCATGCTTTTGCCGATCGGAATGATTTATATATTCAGCAGGCAGTCAAGTTTGGGAAAGAAGCTATAGAAAAATGCTTAGCCAACACAGAGTTTTTAAAAGAAGAACTGCAGGCAAACGAGCTAGATGCTTTCTTCTTTATCTCAAGCACTGGGATTGCAACCCCGACCATTGATGCCAGGATAATGAATGAACTTCCATTTAACCCTCATGTTAAAAGGATTCCAATTTGGGGACTTGGCTGTGCGGGGGGAGCAAGTGGCCTATCGCGTGCTTTTGAATATTGCCAAGCATACCCGACGGCGAAGGTTATTGTTTTAAGTGTGGAGTTATGCAGTCTGACATTTCAAAAGAATGATATTTCCAAAAGCAATTTAATTGGAACTTCCTTATTTTCTGATGGAGTAAGCTGTGTTTTGGTTTGCGGTGATGAAGTGCCGGATGAACAGTTTTCAAAAAAAGTAAGACATTTGCAATTTTTGGCTTCGCAATCTACGCTTATGCCGGATTCATTGGATGTAATGGGATGGGATGTTAAAGATCAGGGGTTATACGTGATCTTTTCGAAAGATATCCCTACAATCATCAAAGATTGGCTTAAACCTAATGTTCAAGAGTTCTTATTGGAGAATGGTTTCGATCTCAGGGATATAAAAGATTTCATTGCTCACCCCGGTGGCAAAAAAGTAATTGATGCATATCACGAAGCCCTCGGGTTCGATGAAAGCATGACGGCAGAGTCAATGAATGTATTGCGGGAATTTGGCAATATGTCCTCAGCAACCATTTTGTATGTCCTGGAGAGGTTCATGCAGCGTGGCGGGAATAAAGATGAGGTTGGCTTGGCTGCTGCATTGGGGCCTGGTTTTTCATCAGAACTTGTGTTAATGAGGTGGAAGTGA
- a CDS encoding xanthine phosphoribosyltransferase yields MQLLKEKILSEGQALSEDILKVDSFLNHQMDPILMKEIGKEFVKRFEQKEITKVLTIESSGIGPGLMAALELEVPLIFARKRKSLTLTNDLVTASVHSFTKKETNTITVSNKYIEAGDKVLIIDDFLAVGQAARGLVEICKQVGAEVAGIGIVIEKAFQSGGKDLREQGFQVESLARIAELKFGEITFADEKEGATVNV; encoded by the coding sequence ATGCAACTTTTAAAGGAAAAAATCTTGTCCGAGGGTCAAGCTTTATCAGAAGATATTTTAAAAGTAGATTCATTCTTAAACCATCAAATGGATCCTATCTTAATGAAAGAAATTGGTAAAGAATTCGTAAAACGTTTCGAACAAAAGGAAATAACGAAAGTGCTGACGATTGAATCTTCAGGCATTGGACCTGGTTTGATGGCTGCGTTGGAATTGGAAGTTCCGCTAATTTTTGCCCGTAAACGTAAATCACTTACTTTAACAAATGATTTAGTGACGGCGTCCGTTCATTCCTTTACAAAAAAAGAAACCAATACCATTACGGTTTCCAATAAATATATTGAAGCTGGAGATAAGGTTTTGATCATCGATGACTTCCTTGCGGTCGGACAGGCAGCCCGGGGCTTGGTGGAAATCTGTAAGCAGGTTGGAGCAGAAGTGGCCGGAATTGGCATCGTGATTGAAAAAGCATTCCAAAGTGGTGGTAAGGATCTTAGGGAACAAGGTTTTCAAGTGGAATCACTTGCGCGAATTGCTGAGTTGAAATTCGGTGAGATAACGTTCGCTGACGAAAAGGAAGGAGCAACCGTCAATGTCTAA
- a CDS encoding cold-shock protein, protein MEQGKVKWFNAEKGFGFIEREGGDDVFVHFSAIQGEGFKTLEEGQDVTFDVEQGQRGPQASNVNKA, encoded by the coding sequence ATGGAACAAGGTAAAGTAAAATGGTTTAACGCAGAAAAAGGTTTTGGATTCATCGAACGTGAAGGTGGAGACGATGTATTCGTACATTTCTCAGCTATCCAAGGCGAAGGTTTCAAAACACTTGAAGAAGGCCAAGACGTTACATTTGATGTAGAACAAGGTCAACGTGGACCACAAGCATCAAACGTAAACAAAGCTTAA